The Brevinema andersonii DNA segment GCCGAGAAACTCCAGCCGTATTTAATGAGGGTTCCGGCAGCCTTCTGGATGTCGGTGAGGTGGAGCGTATCTTTGTAATAATTGAAAAGTTTTTGGGAGTTGACGACAAGTTCAATTTCTTTCAAAAGCTCGTCGGGATGGAAACGGATGACGGAAAATAAGTTGACGAGGCCGTCGTTAATATCATTGTAGACTTCGTTCTGAAACCACTTGTCTTTGTATAATAAGAGCCAGGCAACCCCGCCGAAGACTTCGACACAGTGTTGGATTTTTCTGTTTTTCATAGGAATATCCTGCTCGGGGATCAGGGCTGCGAGGGTTGGCCGGAGTTTGGATTTGCCGCCCATCCAGCCGAAGGGCGCGTTGAGGGGTTTGTTTGTTGTCATAGTTTCTTCCTTATAATATAAGCTCCCTAAAATTAAGGGAGCCATGTTTTACTTCCCGAAGAGGAAGGAATAATGGACTTTTC contains these protein-coding regions:
- a CDS encoding DNA adenine methylase, producing MTTNKPLNAPFGWMGGKSKLRPTLAALIPEQDIPMKNRKIQHCVEVFGGVAWLLLYKDKWFQNEVYNDINDGLVNLFSVIRFHPDELLKEIELVVNSQKLFNYYKDTLHLTDIQKAAGTLIKYGWSFSAQGTSYAFEVLNSAQTLISKISDLRERFRNVAISNESFEKCIQTLGQGKYLPLPRPAILRR